In Clostridia bacterium, the genomic window TCGTCGCCAAGCCCACGGCGATGCCGTTCGCGCCGTTCACAAGGAGGTTGGGGAAGCGGCCGGGCAGCATCTGCGGCTCCTTCAAAGTGTCGTCGAAGTTGGGCGAGAACATTTCCGCAGGCATCTTGTCGAGGTCGCGCAGAAGTTCGAGAGACAGTGGCGACAATCTCGCTTCGGTATAACGCATGGCGGCCGCGCCGTCCCCGTCCACCGAGCCGAAGTTGCCCTGTCCTTCTACCAGGATACCGCTCATATTGAAGTCCTGCGCCAAACGCACCAAGGCGTCGTACACGGACGTATCGCCGTGGGGGTGATACTTACCCAAGCATTCACCGACGATACGCGCGCATTTCTTATAGGGTTTATCGGGCGTCAGGCCCAATTCGTTCATGCTGTACAAGATACGCCGTTGCACGGGTTTCAAGCCGTCCTCTACGCGCGGCAAGGCCCTATCCAATATGACGTATTCGGCAAAGGGCATCATGCTCTCGTGCATGACTTCTTCGAGGGGTTTATCGAATATTTTAGTCACTTCGCTCATTTCCATTTGTTCTTCATTCATAACCGTCCCTCCTTAGTCCTTTCTGATGAAGTCGTCCACTTTGTTGAAGTCGGCGTGTTCGCTGATATACGCTTTACGCGCGTCGATATTATCCCCCATCAAGGTAGACACCATGCGTTCCGCCTCCGCGCCGTCCTCCAAAGTCACGCGCATCAAACTGCGCCTGTCGGGGTCCATTGTGGTCTCCCACAGTTGCTCCTTGCTCATTTCGCCCAAGCCTTTGTAGCGTTGCATTTCGGGTTTACCGCCCATTTCCTTCACGGCGGCGTCCAATTCGCGGTCGCTGTACACGTATTTCACCACGCCTTTCTTGCTCAAACGATAGAGGGGCGGCATACCGCAGTAGACGTGCCCTTGCGTGATCAATTCCCGCATATAGCGGTAGAAGAAGGTAATCAACAGGCAGCGGATATGCCCGCCGTCTTGGTCGGCGTCCGCCAGGATGATGACCTTATGGTATTTCAAATTTTCCACGTTGAATTCGTCGCCGAAGCCCGCGCCGAACGCCGAGATCATCGTGCAGATCTCCTCGTTTTCCAAGAGTTTCTCTATGCGCTGTTTTTCCGCGTTGATGATCTTGCCGCGCAGGGGCAGTATGGCTTGTGTCTGACGGTTGCGGCATTGTTTCGCCGTGCCGCCTGCCGAGTCGCCTTCTACTATGAACACTTCGTTCAATTCGGGTTTCCGTCCCGTGCAGGGCGCCAATTTACCGATGAGGTTGCTGGCCGACGCGTTGCTTTTCTGCCGCGCTATATCCTTGGCTTTTTTGCTGGCCACACGCGCCCGTTGCGCCGACATAGCCTTGTCGATGATGGCGTCGCCCACCGACCAATTTTTCTTATCCGCCAAGTAGGCGCTCAATTTTTCCACCACCACGCTTTCCACGTACAACTTGGCGTCCGTACTACCCAACTTGCTCTTGGTCTGACTCTCGAATTGCACGTTGGCCATTTTGAGCAAGAGCACGCAGGTCAAGCCTTCGCGGAAATCCTCGCCCAAGAAGTTGGCGTCCTTGTCTTTCAGAAAGTTGCGGCTTCTCGCGTAGTCGTTCAGGACGCGCGTCAAGGCCGACTTGAGACCGGTCTCGTGCGTACCGCCGTCCGTGGTGGGAATATTGTTGACGTACGACGCGATGGTCTCGTTATAGCTGTCCGTATATTGGATGGCCACTTCGAGCTTGCGGTCGTCCAGGCTGTCGTCCGACAGATAAATCACGTCGTCGAATATCTTGCTCTTGCTGTTGTTGATATATTTCACGAGGTCGATAATACCGCCCTCGTAGCACAGCGACACGGTGTAGGGCTGCATATTGTCGTCCAACTTGCGCTTGTCGATCAAGGTGAACCGCGCCCCCCTGTTCATAAAGGCGGTGTCCTGCAAGTGTTTCACGATGATATCGGTATTGAACTTGATGGTCTCGAAGACCCTGTCGTCGGGCATAAACCGCACGAAGGTACCTTGTTTCTTGGTCTTCTCCCCTTTTTTGAGAGGGCCAACGGGCACGCCCGACTGTATTTCGCCGTGCTCGTCCTCCACTGAGTGGAAGCGCTGCTCGTAGACGTAGCCGTCGCGGTAGACCTGCACTTCCAGCCATCTTGACAGCGCGTTGACCGCCGAAGCACCCACGCCGTGCAAGCCGCCCGAGAACTTGTAGTTCTTGTTGTTGAACTTGCCGCCCGCGTGCAATTCGCAGAAGACCACTTCCACGGTGGACACGCCCAATTCGGGGTGCATACCCACGGGGATACCTCTGCCGTTGTCCTCCACGGACACCGAGCCGTCGGCGTACAGTATCATCGTCACTTGGTCGCCGTAGCCGTTGGTAATTTCGTCCACCGAGTTGTCGAATATCTCCCACAACACCTGGTGCAAACCGGGCTCGCCCGTGCCGCCGATATACATACCGGGGCGTTTACGTACGGCGTCCAAACCTTTTAGCAATTCGATTGAGTTCTGATTATATTCTTGAGCCATAGTACACCTTCCTTCCTTTTCTCTATCGTTTATCCTCCGTGGCCTTTTGCGCGGTCAATTCCTTTTCGAGGACGGCTATATATTCGTCGCATACGCTTTGCGGCGCGTACAGGCGCACATTATCCCCCGTCGTCAGTAGCCACGAGAAAAACACGGGCGACACTTGCACGTCGCACGCAAAATAGAACGTGCCGTCCCGCCTATCCACCAGGCGCAGATCGTACCCGAACTTATCCAGCACCATATTGATGACCTTGGGCTCGTTCTTGCACAAAAAAGTCACGCGCTTGGTCTCGCCCGCGTACATACCGAAAGTACTTTTAAGGTACTTCGCCACGGGCAATTCTTTCGCCCACAGCGGGATGTCCGCCTTTTCTTTTTCGAGCGCGATATCGCACATTCTGTCCACGCGGTAGGTCACGTAATGATCGCGGTCCGCCATCACGGCCAGCATATAGTAATTATCGTCTTGGCACACCAATGCCTTGGGCGTCACGACGTACCACTCCGAGCCGTCCGAACGCTTGCGATACGCGCGTTCTTTGTTTACGTCGAGGTCAAAGTAGCGGAAGCGCACTTTGCGCCTTCTCTCCAAGCACTTTTGCAAGGCTTCGATATTGTCCGTCACAAAGTCGTCCTTTCGTTTTCCTTGCACAAATTGCGTACTGCCGCGGAGTCTTTCGCCCTTGGCGTTTCCGCCCAGCGCGGCGATTTTCATCGTCAACTCCTTGCTCTTCGCCGTGCTCAAAAACTTAGCGGCCTGCACCGTATCCATCAACAACCGCAACTCGGCCATAGAAAAACTATTGTCGTCCACGTAGTATTCGTTGACTTTGGTTCTCTTCACCTTCACGGGATAATCGAGTTCTTGCAGGATGCGGATATCGTCGTATACCGACTTTCTTTCGCACACGATATCCTCGTCCGCCAGTCGTTCCATCAACTCCACGGTGCTCATCGTGTTCTCTTCGTCCGTCTCCTGCCGCAGAATTTCCCAAGTGCGCAGCAATTTGATTTTTTGATTTTTGTTTTTCATCAGTCCTTAATGTACCGCCTTCTCGCTTCCCGTTTCGCACGAGATGCCCTTACGAGCTCCCTCGCCGCACTTGCGACGATAGACAACACGCCTGCGACGCCCACTATGATACAAGCAATATTCAGACCAAACATATCCTTCTCCTTCGCCTTCGGCGGATTTGTTTTTCTCCGCGCTCTCGGCTCGTTTGATGAGATCATTATAGCCCGAATACCGCTATTCGTCCATATTTAGTTGTCCTTTTTATTGTACACCATTTTCAAAAATTTGTCAAGCCTTTTTAGCGATTTTTTTATTAAAAAATTCAATTATTTTCGCCGCTTTCGTCCCATTATCCGTACATCATGTTGCCTTACTCCGCCTACGCACAACCGCCTCGCACCGCATAGCGATACCACGCAAATCCCCGTGGAATAATCTCGCGTGGGCACGGCCCAATATCACGTTCCCCTGCGATTCTCAATCTTTCCGCACCTTGCGCCAAAGCGCAAACTTCACGCAAGGTTTTGTCTTGAACTTCGCTTGCATAGCAAACTTCACTTCGCCGCAGGCGAAACTTCAAGCACGCTTTGACGTGCCGCTCGCCCCATTTCCCCTTTTTCTCTCCATCTTTCCCATTTTTCCCCATTTCGCGCCGTGCTACAATACCTATATGAAATTCCAGACCGTCAAAAAAGGCTACGATCCCAAAGCAGTCGATCAATATATTTCCGTCAAAAGCGAGGAGCACCGCGACCAACTCGACACGGCCAAGCAACGCGCCGCCCTTCTCGTCGAAGAAAACGACGCCCTTCGCCGCGAGGTAGAGGGTTTACGCCGCAACGAAGCCAAGGTTACGCGCCTGCTCATCGATGTGCAAACGATTGCCGAACGTGCCGAGCACACGGCGGACGAATACGCGCGGCTCGAAGCCGAACGCCTTTCACAATTCAAAGAAAAATGGGTGGATTACGCCACCGAGTATCTCCACCGCACCCTGCCCGACTTTGCGGACAAATTGGACGCCTACTCCTACGACTACGCGCACCGACTCAAAGAAAACCTATCCCAAAATCTCTTTCTTCTCTCGGATCCCCTTTGGGCGGACTATCAGGCCGAGACCAAACGCACCGCGTCCTCTCCCGGCGCCCCCGTCCACGTCGAGGATCTTCTCGCCAGATTACAAAAGAAAGAATAGTCCGTAAAATTCAACGCTCTTCGGTCATTTCGCATCTTTCGAAAC contains:
- a CDS encoding DNA gyrase subunit B, which encodes MAQEYNQNSIELLKGLDAVRKRPGMYIGGTGEPGLHQVLWEIFDNSVDEITNGYGDQVTMILYADGSVSVEDNGRGIPVGMHPELGVSTVEVVFCELHAGGKFNNKNYKFSGGLHGVGASAVNALSRWLEVQVYRDGYVYEQRFHSVEDEHGEIQSGVPVGPLKKGEKTKKQGTFVRFMPDDRVFETIKFNTDIIVKHLQDTAFMNRGARFTLIDKRKLDDNMQPYTVSLCYEGGIIDLVKYINNSKSKIFDDVIYLSDDSLDDRKLEVAIQYTDSYNETIASYVNNIPTTDGGTHETGLKSALTRVLNDYARSRNFLKDKDANFLGEDFREGLTCVLLLKMANVQFESQTKSKLGSTDAKLYVESVVVEKLSAYLADKKNWSVGDAIIDKAMSAQRARVASKKAKDIARQKSNASASNLIGKLAPCTGRKPELNEVFIVEGDSAGGTAKQCRNRQTQAILPLRGKIINAEKQRIEKLLENEEICTMISAFGAGFGDEFNVENLKYHKVIILADADQDGGHIRCLLITFFYRYMRELITQGHVYCGMPPLYRLSKKGVVKYVYSDRELDAAVKEMGGKPEMQRYKGLGEMSKEQLWETTMDPDRRSLMRVTLEDGAEAERMVSTLMGDNIDARKAYISEHADFNKVDDFIRKD
- a CDS encoding WYL domain-containing protein, giving the protein MKNKNQKIKLLRTWEILRQETDEENTMSTVELMERLADEDIVCERKSVYDDIRILQELDYPVKVKRTKVNEYYVDDNSFSMAELRLLMDTVQAAKFLSTAKSKELTMKIAALGGNAKGERLRGSTQFVQGKRKDDFVTDNIEALQKCLERRRKVRFRYFDLDVNKERAYRKRSDGSEWYVVTPKALVCQDDNYYMLAVMADRDHYVTYRVDRMCDIALEKEKADIPLWAKELPVAKYLKSTFGMYAGETKRVTFLCKNEPKVINMVLDKFGYDLRLVDRRDGTFYFACDVQVSPVFFSWLLTTGDNVRLYAPQSVCDEYIAVLEKELTAQKATEDKR